A stretch of DNA from Tigriopus californicus strain San Diego chromosome 8, Tcal_SD_v2.1, whole genome shotgun sequence:
GAACAAGCGAGACACATTCTCATCTCTTAGGTCCAACCGTAGGCCTGATCTGTTGATACAGCCTGAGAGACCACGACGTTTGAAAACCGATACACTACCCAAGGACACTTTCGGGAGAAAACCTGCCCTTCCTGGTGTTTCACATCAACCTCCAGATATCTTGGCCAACGCTCTTGTTGCCAAACTTCCCTCAGATTCGAAAGAGAGCTCTAGCAAAAATGGGAACGAATCCCGGAATCAGGTTCAGATTCGAACTTCGCCGCCACAATCTGCCGTTCCTCGTACGAAGAAGCGCTACAGTTGCCATCAGGACAACAAGAATCCGTTTGTCGAGGAGGAACCCTTGGAGGACACCACTTTTAATGGTCACATCAGTAAAGCAGATCCAACCCTTCATACTCCCCACTCTTCGGTGGAGCGGATCATTAAGAAACCTCGGGAGAACGAAAATCCGTTCAATGACTCAACTTTGACAAAGGTCCCCTTAGAAGTCACTGAGAAAGGCGTCTCGCCCCCAAGGGATGAAACAACTACTACTGCCGAAAATGGTACATCTCCCGTTCTGAAAAGGAAACCAGCTTCCAGCCCTCTTCCATCAACCAAAAAGATGCCAGCCCCTCAACCCCCAACTTTCTCTAACAAAGACGCTAATCAGATCCAGCTTCCAGTGGTTGCACCAGTTCGTAAAGACTCCCATCAGAAAGTCAAGGCCGCCTCCAAACTGTTTTCCCAAAAAGCCACAACCGGTGTCAAGCAGGGATCAGACTTCTCGATCCAAAGTGCGATTGCCAAAAAACACGATCAAACTAACAGAGATAAAGGGTCGTCAGGGACGGAGCAAAAATCATGCAACCCATTAGAAGAGGCTATAAGGAACGTAGAGTCATTACAAAGAGAACTATCCCTCGAGACCCAATTCCTTGAAGATCTTCGTTTGAATCCAAAAAGCACAGAGTCAGAGACTCCCTCTAAGGTAGAAAGGGTCCGATACCAGGGATCGAAAACCAAGTTCGGAGCTGACAAGACCATAATGCAACCGTATCAAATTGAGCCTCATATAGCTCCGAAACTGCCTATTGTGGACAACTTGTTTTCGAAATCTCCTTTGTCCCAAAAGACTGAAGCAGCTGTTTTGGAAGAGAGTGTGCCTTCTTCCAAAGAAACTGCTCCGCTGACAAAGAAAAGCCGGGATCAGATCATAGAAGAAGAGCCTCATTACAAGGTTCCAAAATCCCCTCCTGTTCCAGTCTGTGGTGTTCCAATTGATGCAGGTATTTTGGGCCGAAAAAGCAGTATCACGAAAAAGATGCAGAGGGCTTAATCAAAAAGTTGCCGACAATGAAAGTCTTTTAACgtacatgtacatgtacatttATCTTCCAATTTGTAAGAATACTGAATGTTTCATCCTCTAGATTTTAATATTCAAACTAAAGCAAGGGTTTTTCATTTGACAACCCTGAACCCCAAAAAGTATGGGAGAAAGGAGGAAACTCAAGAACACTTTTAGCGCAAAAATGTATGATGTCAAAATCCCTCGTGTATTACAGATAAGAAAGAAGACCAAGCCATTTACACAAGCAttaaaaagacaagaaagaagaacaatcGTGAACTCAGGTTAGGTTAAAAAAGTACCGAAATAAAACCATGAGAATTACTTTCAAACCGCCTTCACTTTCAGATTGTTAATGTATGTTGAGGATAGAGAGGAAGTAGTTGGACCCTTGGAGATACAAGCCAATCCTGAAATCTTACtggctcatttcaaaatcaagatcaagGACATGTTCAATATTCCCATTAAGAACCAACTTTGGATGTTCAAGAAGAAGCCAATGCTTGACGATGAAAAAAGCTTGTCAGAATACGAAGTGAGAGAGAATGAATCCAAATTATATCTGTATCTTCAACGAACAACCCGAGGTGAGCAAACCTTTTGGATACCCTCACAACTATAAATGTGAGGTAATAATGAGTTTTGAAATCCTATCTTCATGCGGATAGATTTACAAACACTTGTTAACAGCGCTAACTTGTTAATTCAGCATGTTTTACAACTTTTGGAGTATTTCTGGCTTCAGATTTATCACATCATTTCCAACTTTCTCATTAATACATATGGAAAGATGcatcttcaaaatattgcatcAGGATTAGCCATTCAATTTAGAACAATTTGAGTCCGGAGGAGTTCTCTAGCTACCCCACTTCCCATCTAATAACAAAAAATTGCATCAAGTCATTTATAAATGGTCGAAAGAACTTGACGAGGAGTAAGGAGGTTTTTATCTTGAAATTGGCAGGATCAAAAATGCGGATGGGTACAAATTGAATCTGAATCATACTTGAACGAACGATTTTGACTTCACCCAAATAGGAGATACATCTTCGAATGCTATATTTCATAGCCACCAAAGAAGATTTTAAATTCAGACTAAATCAAGCGCTCTTATTGCAACGTGAACAAGAGCGTCAACGTCAAGTGGAACGAATTTATGTATCAGGGTGAAGAAGTAATCTGATTGATTTTCAGTGGACAAACCCAAAACATCTGATGGACCAACAGAACCAAAATCTGAGCCCAAAGAAGAatcaaaagccaaaccaaTGTCAACACCCGTACCAAAACCTAAAGAAGTTTCCATCTCAGAAACTGAAAAAGCTACGGTAGTTACCATTCAAATGCGATCGGATACAaatgacaacaacaaaaaaaaatttacgTTTGCAATTTGTTCTTGACAAATAGGAGCCGAAAGTCATCATGAACGAGTACAGAAGCTTGGATGATGTCAATCTCATTCCGAACGTGGAGGAGTTCACTTGCGAAATATGTTACAGTGACTATGAACCTGGAGAGGGAGTGGTTCTCCGAGAATGTCTCCACACATTTTGTCGGTAATGTAAAAGTAGCTATACTGGAACGGTGAATAGCCCCACTGGACTAACATTGAATCCCCATTGATCCATTAGCGATTGTCTGATTGGAACCATCACCCATGCCACATCAGTGCAAGTTCAGTGCCCGTTCAAAAATGACGAATACACGTGTGACATGAACATTTTGGAACGCGAAATGAAAGAGGTTCGGGTTGTTCAGGTTATTGAAATTTTGCCCCATGCTAACGGTTGGAACGACATTTCAGTTGGTTTCTGAGGACGTTTTGAAGCGGAGGGAAAAGCAGAGCTTGAAAGAGTTGCAAACCGGTGATGAGAAGATCTTCCAATGTCGAGCTGACAATTGCGAAGGATGGTTCTTTTTGGATGACGACGCCCTGAATTTCAAGTGTCCTCAGTGTCAGGCTTTGAACTGTGTATCTTGCAGGGTAATGTTGCAATTCGTCTGTAGAATGGCAAACTCCATTGGCAAGATCAACATAATCTCACCATTGCGATAAGTTACAAGTCCATCtatcaagtgaaggaaaacatacatTCCAAGTGACTTAGCCACAAAAATGTCCTCAAAGTTGAACCAACCATGCCCCTAGCCTTAccatgaattttttttcttctcttcattAGGCGGTTCACACTGGGGTGGATTGCAAACAATACCAAGAGCAAGAATTCGATTCCAAAAACCCAGATAGCATGAAGACCATGGAATGGATTAACGTAAGCTCATTCTTCAACGTTCATACAACTAGTTAGAAGCGCAAGCAACTAATTACACTCGTGGAATCTTTTAGGATCTGAAAAAATCCGGAGAAGCTTTAAATTGTCCCAACTGCAATGTGCTTCTGCTGAAGAAATGGGGCTGTGATTGGCTCAAATGCTCTTACTGCAAAACTGAGATATGTTGGGTGACCCAACAACGCCGGTGGGGGCCTGGGGTGAGTATTTCCCTTGAGAAGTGAAGGGAAAACAAGCAGCTAGCATCAAGCTATTGAGCAAAATTAAAAACATGTCCAGCCCACCTACACAGTCCATTTCAATTTACCGACTTGTTGAAGTAAACTGTATTTTGATACACATTAAGCCAAAGTGTTAGGACAATGACAGAACTgcatcaaaaaaaatattgttttgcaGCACAACTTCACGCGAAAGTTGCAAATACAAGTGAGAAAGTTGGCTGCCATGGTTGTCTAAAATTATCCGTCCTAAAATGTTCCAAATCAGGGTGCCCTActatattttcattgaatttcttttacttcacatggctaATGACCGATGAATGAACATTCGCATGGCTCAAAAGGGCCTTTCATGCTATTTTTCTCAGGAGTAGGCGAACTGGTTcctttcaaatgaaactgaTCTTCAAATCTCCAAATTGAAGAtcgcttttttgttttttggaaTGATTTGGCGGAAAATATATATGTATCATTTTTAGTCGCGAAGCATACAAGTTTTGCTTACCACTTGCCCTAATCAATCAGCGTCCTTTTACAGATACTCTGATCTGGACCCTTCTTGAAGCACTatcaagtttgtttgtttgttgtttttgttctgacggagtcagatggcagaGCCCAAGCCAAGTTATCAAGCCAAGgaatgaatcttagatcgaggaAAGGTCGCAATTTACTACACaggttggatcttttctcgatctaagattcactacttggcttttaaaaactgggctcagcTCTCTCGCTTGGCCTAATGGCTTTaaatcaaaacataggcaaTGTCCAAGTACTACCTCAATTGAGAGCCATATCAAGCTCATTCCAATAATCGTTTGCGAAacagaaattgtgttttttttttcttcatttatgTACCTTTCCAACTAGCACTGACGTCTATATTTGTCTCATTTATCCTCCGTTTTTTCCTGTTTATCGCAAGCATTTCCGGTCAGGGAATGGAGCACGTGCTAGGTTCTATGAGGGGCATACCAGGAAGAATGGCATTACTCCATCCACCCTAACGTATTTCTCAAGAAACCTAAGATAATCGTACATTTTGTTAGCAATTAGTCTTCATAGGGTTACTTTGCAGAAACGGCATTTATGCAACCCAAATTTCGGAACCATCTATGTGTATGTTAAAAATGCCACAAATGACCTTAGACTGCCACAGGACAAGCATTCTGTCCAGCAAAGCCCATgatagtgctggggcgagtccggactcgagtccgactGCACTCGAGTCCTTTACTTGAGTTTAGAGAAATTGGTTGGACTTGAGTTTTTTAGAAAGGACTAGAGTCCAGACTCAGCAAGAAAAATACTGATTTGTTTTGCTAAATTTCGCACGACGAGTCTTTCCTCTTGATctgactctagtaaaagactcaaggtAAAAAATTAGGGTATTCatacgagtccgacttttgccaaACTCGCCACAGTACTAGCTCATGACCTTGCGGTTGAGTACCCTTTAGCTGcacctagagggctagtcagagaagcgacactcacgagatttctgagatctttttggctccctctcggctgcctggtgtgtgcgatggggatcgactttgaacacatttagttacgtgattctcaaaatgaagttccgaattcaggaagccagtgagttgatggctagttcgtctgctttggttgaaactatAGTACTacgtaacgcaagagaagtccATCAGCCCGAtaccctgctgcccaacta
This window harbors:
- the LOC131884950 gene encoding uncharacterized protein LOC131884950, with amino-acid sequence MKIIKWIRRKGQKSSTSERGYSPKTLKRFDSVGSFDFCPGFQLNSVQQPSPRLKNKDRPTEEELQKAEDLLRIKYNLLPSDSPPSVRRNQNLSAVPGPQLPAAPHLDEFEIVPKQRIGQFLTVFDLEETNALTSIGQGEPTNAVESKKFYTIDRNRIQEDLTLGQNKRDTFSSLRSNRRPDLLIQPERPRRLKTDTLPKDTFGRKPALPGVSHQPPDILANALVAKLPSDSKESSSKNGNESRNQVQIRTSPPQSAVPRTKKRYSCHQDNKNPFVEEEPLEDTTFNGHISKADPTLHTPHSSVERIIKKPRENENPFNDSTLTKVPLEVTEKGVSPPRDETTTTAENGTSPVLKRKPASSPLPSTKKMPAPQPPTFSNKDANQIQLPVVAPVRKDSHQKVKAASKLFSQKATTGVKQGSDFSIQSAIAKKHDQTNRDKGSSGTEQKSCNPLEEAIRNVESLQRELSLETQFLEDLRLNPKSTESETPSKVERVRYQGSKTKFGADKTIMQPYQIEPHIAPKLPIVDNLFSKSPLSQKTEAAVLEESVPSSKETAPLTKKSRDQIIEEEPHYKVPKSPPVPVCGVPIDADKKEDQAIYTSIKKTRKKNNRELRLLMYVEDREEVVGPLEIQANPEILLAHFKIKIKDMFNIPIKNQLWMFKKKPMLDDEKSLSEYEVRENESKLYLYLQRTTRVDKPKTSDGPTEPKSEPKEESKAKPMSTPVPKPKEVSISETEKATEPKVIMNEYRSLDDVNLIPNVEEFTCEICYSDYEPGEGVVLRECLHTFCRDCLIGTITHATSVQVQCPFKNDEYTCDMNILEREMKELVSEDVLKRREKQSLKELQTGDEKIFQCRADNCEGWFFLDDDALNFKCPQCQALNCVSCRAVHTGVDCKQYQEQEFDSKNPDSMKTMEWINDLKKSGEALNCPNCNVLLLKKWGCDWLKCSYCKTEICWVTQQRRWGPGGRGDTSEGCKCMADGRTKCHPKCNYCH